A region of the Caballeronia sp. TF1N1 genome:
GCGCGGCGCGGCCATAGGACTGGCTGTTTTCGTCCGTGTTGAAGAAGACGGCCGTCGGAAGCGTGGTTGCCTCGCCCTCGACGGGAGCCAGCCGGATCGAATGGCCACCCTGCGTCTGCGCCTGAATCGCGGCAGGCACGGCGACGGCGGAATTCGACGTGCCAAAATCGATCGCACAGTAGGTCATGGACATCGAGGCAGCGTTACGAGGCAACGCCGCATTCAAAAGTGGACAGGGTTTGTAGCATGTTCGGCGGCATGCATCAACCGCATTCGAACCCGTCTGGAACCGCCACGACGCTTCAACCGACGCGGAATGCAACTTGCTCGCCAAAGCGGCAATTTATTCACTGTTGCGCGCGCGGATGCGGCGGGCACGAGCCAATGAACGACACTACCTTACCGCAGGAAAATCGTTCGACTGCGAGCGCCAGCGATCGATCCGACATCATAGAAACCGATTTGCCGGGACGGCTCGACCGTCTGCCCTGGGGCCGGTTTCATACGTTGATCGTATTCGCGCTCGGCATCACGTGGCTGCTCGACGGGCTCGAAGTCACGCTCGCGGGCGCGGTGGCGAGCGCATTGAAGTCGAGCCCGGCGCTGCACTTCAACAACACGGATGTCGGCATCGCCGGCAGCGCGTACATTGCGGGCGCGGTGGTCGGCGCGCTTGGCTTCGGCTGGCTCACCGACCGGCTCGGACGACGCAAGCTCTTCTTCATCACGCTCTTTCTCTACGTGGCCGCGACCGCCGCAACCGCGTTCTCATGGGATCTCGCAAGTTTCGTGCTGTTCCGCTTTCTGACGGGCGCGGGCATCGGCGGTGAATACACGGCCATCAATTCCACGATCCAGGAATTCACGCCCGCGCGTTTGCGCGGCTGGACCGATCTCGCCATCAACGGCACGTTCTGGATCGGCGCGGGCATTGGCGCGGCCGGTTCGCTCGTTTTGCTCGATCCGGGCCTGATGCCGCCCGATTGGGGCTGGCGCGGGTGCTTCTTGATCGGCGCAGCGCTCGGTCTCACCATTCTCTTCATGCGGATGTGGGTGCCGGAAAGTCCGCGCTGGCTCATCACGCATAACCGCGTCGATGAAGCGAAGCAGATTGTCGAGGACATCGAAGCGCATTTTCGCAAGCACGGCGTCGAAATACCGAACACGCCGATCAAGCCGCTGCGCCTAAAGATGCGCGAGCACACGCCACTTTCGGAAGTCGCGCACACGCTGTTTCATGTGCATCGGAGCCGCTCGCTGGTCGGCCTCATGTTAATGACCGCGCAGGCGTTCTTCTACAACGCAATCTTTTTCACTTACGCGCTCGTGCTGACGGACTTCTATCACGTGCCAGGCGATCACATCGGCTGGTACGTGCTGCCGTTCGCAGCGGGCAATTTCCTCGGCCCCGTTCTGCTCGGCAAGCTATTCGACGTGCTCGGCCGACGCCGGATGATCGCCTTCACTTACGCGATCTCGGGCGTGCTGCTCACGATCAGCGGATGGATGTTCATGCACGGAATGCTTTCCGTGACCACGCAGACCATAGCGTGGATGGTAATTTTCTTCTTCGCGTCGGCGGCGGCGAGTTCGGCCTATCTGACGGTCAGCGAGACGTTTCCGCTGGAGATTCGCGCGCTTGCCATCGCCGTGTTTTATGCGTTCGGTACGGCGCTCGGCGGGATCATCGGGCCGGCGCTGTTCGGGCAACTCATCGATACGCATCAGCGCGGCGCGGTGTTCGTCGGCTATCTGATCGGCTCGGCGCTGATGATCGCGGCCGCCGTCGTGGCCGGCATCTGGGGCGTGGCGGCGGAGCGCAAGTCTCTGGAAGATGTTGCGCGGCCGCTGTCATCGGCGGATGAGGGGTGATGTCGTACACATCCGCAGTCAAGCGCACCCGCGCCGCGTAAGCCTGGCTTCACTCGAAACTCTTTCCCCACGCGCCTTCGAACGAGGTCTCGCCCAGCGCCTTGCGTGCTCGCGGCGCGGCCTCGCGTTCGCGAAGCGCGTCGTCGAGAAGATTCGCGTCGCCGTGATGACCGACTGCGATCATCGCGATGATCTCCACCTCCGGCGGAATCTCGAACGCCGCGCGGAACGCGTCGCGATCGAAGCCGCCCATCTGATGCGTCGCGAGCCCGAGCGCGTGCGCCTGGAGCACGAGCGCCATCGCGGCCGCGCCGGTGTCGTAGAGCGCGGTGCG
Encoded here:
- a CDS encoding MFS transporter, giving the protein MNDTTLPQENRSTASASDRSDIIETDLPGRLDRLPWGRFHTLIVFALGITWLLDGLEVTLAGAVASALKSSPALHFNNTDVGIAGSAYIAGAVVGALGFGWLTDRLGRRKLFFITLFLYVAATAATAFSWDLASFVLFRFLTGAGIGGEYTAINSTIQEFTPARLRGWTDLAINGTFWIGAGIGAAGSLVLLDPGLMPPDWGWRGCFLIGAALGLTILFMRMWVPESPRWLITHNRVDEAKQIVEDIEAHFRKHGVEIPNTPIKPLRLKMREHTPLSEVAHTLFHVHRSRSLVGLMLMTAQAFFYNAIFFTYALVLTDFYHVPGDHIGWYVLPFAAGNFLGPVLLGKLFDVLGRRRMIAFTYAISGVLLTISGWMFMHGMLSVTTQTIAWMVIFFFASAAASSAYLTVSETFPLEIRALAIAVFYAFGTALGGIIGPALFGQLIDTHQRGAVFVGYLIGSALMIAAAVVAGIWGVAAERKSLEDVARPLSSADEG